Proteins from one Streptomyces genisteinicus genomic window:
- a CDS encoding sensor histidine kinase: MTSPPPDEPPGARPPATESVTGSSVTDEPAADGPPTAVPGGPRTPGSRVPRLLEAMRCVGTGLELHTTLARICRTAAELTGARYAALGVVNAEGDGLADFVTHGVDEGVGEAIGRRPDGRSGLLGALIRDPAALRLADLTTDPRAAGFPEGHPPMRTFLGVPVPVQDEVYGNLYLTEKAGGAEFDDDDLQLVKVLAAEAGIAIGNARLYRAARRRERWIDGAVAVTTALLSGGDADEALTVVAEQARRLADAAAGMVLLPSDDGGLEVAAVSADGPAPALGAVVPASSEVVATLLTGEPVVMTDAATDPRAVTRLGAPYGPALLLPLRSGGRVLGALAVPRAVGAPRFTAAERALAVQFASQAALALMMSETQRDRERLAVLEDRDRIARDLHDLVIQRLFTAGMLLESAQRGTRASAVREGVGRAVGELDVTIQEIRSAVFALRQGPAEEQSGLCSRVLREITMAAVPLGFRPTHRFVGPVEPAVGELTGKNLIAALREALSNAFRHAEASRIEVVVDATVELPDGTAGVRMSVGDDGVGLPEGGRRSGLRNLARRAESLGGASGTGPGVGPSGAGTTVWWEAPLQ, encoded by the coding sequence ATGACATCGCCTCCGCCGGACGAGCCGCCCGGTGCCCGGCCCCCGGCCACCGAGTCCGTGACGGGCTCGTCCGTCACGGACGAGCCCGCGGCGGACGGGCCGCCGACCGCCGTGCCGGGCGGACCCCGCACACCGGGCTCCCGGGTGCCGCGGCTGCTGGAGGCGATGCGCTGCGTCGGCACCGGCCTGGAACTCCACACCACGCTCGCCCGCATCTGCCGCACCGCCGCCGAGCTCACCGGCGCCCGCTACGCGGCCCTCGGCGTCGTGAACGCCGAAGGCGACGGCCTGGCGGACTTCGTGACCCACGGGGTCGACGAAGGCGTCGGCGAGGCGATCGGCCGCAGGCCGGACGGCCGGAGCGGACTCCTCGGCGCCCTGATCCGCGATCCCGCCGCCCTGCGGCTCGCCGATCTGACGACGGACCCCCGAGCGGCCGGATTCCCCGAGGGCCACCCGCCGATGCGGACCTTCCTCGGCGTCCCGGTCCCGGTGCAGGACGAGGTCTACGGAAACCTGTATCTGACGGAGAAGGCCGGTGGGGCGGAGTTCGACGACGACGACCTGCAGCTGGTGAAGGTCCTCGCCGCCGAGGCGGGCATCGCCATCGGCAACGCCCGGCTCTACCGGGCGGCACGGCGGCGGGAGCGCTGGATCGACGGAGCCGTGGCCGTCACCACCGCGCTGCTCTCCGGCGGGGACGCGGACGAGGCGCTGACCGTCGTCGCCGAGCAGGCCCGGCGGCTGGCCGACGCGGCGGCGGGCATGGTGCTGCTGCCGTCCGACGACGGGGGCCTGGAGGTCGCGGCGGTCTCCGCGGACGGCCCGGCACCCGCCCTGGGCGCGGTCGTCCCGGCGAGCAGTGAAGTGGTGGCCACGCTGCTCACCGGCGAGCCGGTGGTCATGACCGACGCCGCGACCGACCCCAGGGCGGTCACCCGGCTGGGGGCCCCGTACGGACCGGCCCTGCTGCTGCCGCTGCGCAGCGGCGGCCGGGTGCTCGGCGCGCTCGCCGTGCCCAGGGCCGTGGGTGCACCCCGCTTCACGGCCGCGGAGCGCGCGCTCGCCGTGCAGTTCGCCTCGCAGGCCGCTCTGGCGCTGATGATGTCCGAGACCCAGCGGGACCGGGAGCGGCTGGCCGTCCTGGAGGACCGCGACCGCATCGCCCGCGATCTGCACGACCTGGTCATCCAGCGGCTGTTCACCGCGGGCATGCTGCTGGAGAGCGCGCAGCGCGGCACCCGGGCGTCCGCGGTGCGGGAGGGCGTCGGCCGGGCCGTCGGCGAACTGGACGTCACCATCCAGGAGATCCGCAGTGCCGTCTTCGCGCTCCGGCAGGGGCCGGCGGAGGAGCAGTCCGGGCTCTGCTCCCGTGTCCTGCGCGAGATCACCATGGCGGCGGTGCCGCTCGGCTTCCGGCCCACCCACCGGTTCGTCGGCCCGGTCGAGCCGGCGGTCGGGGAGCTGACCGGCAAGAACCTGATCGCCGCGCTCCGCGAAGCCCTCTCGAACGCCTTCCGGCACGCGGAGGCGTCGCGCATCGAGGTCGTCGTGGACGCCACGGTGGAGCTTCCCGACGGGACGGCGGGCGTCCGCATGAGCGTCGGAGACGACGGCGTCGGCCTCCCGGAGGGCGGCAGGCGCAGCGGCCTGCGCAACCTGGCCCGCAGGGCCGAGTCCCTCGGCGGTGCGAGCGGGACCGGCCCCGGCGTCGGCCCGTCGGGCGCGGGCACGACCGTCTGGTGGGAGGCGCCCCTGCAGTGA
- a CDS encoding peptidoglycan DD-metalloendopeptidase family protein encodes MCASSRKRMIILPVVLGVLIGTPAPVAAEPRPGARAAATGEEPGPPEEAGGLLRPTAPADRRTRPLPAAARLHPAAPLRDDSAPGGGTIVPPVLGVRPGTVPLHGPLPGDLPPLHGLAPLPWAAPPAPPAPDAEADGAEQRAPAPRRAAPDGPRATAVTVARLYAEASRASQQYERGRRAADTQRAAAGRLQRGLADRRARLERLHDVIGGVAREQYRTGGSLAGTARLLLADDPDTLLRGYELAARTERAVNRLLDRSRTEERRYAEAERKARAAWQALAARTARLASVKRGIEAKLEAARWQLQGEADSSVAAGSCAGAVRLDQPALPRGAGWVAPVEHYALSAGFASTGDRWARGHTGQDFAVDIGTPVRSVGPGVVESVACGGAFGIEIVVRHDNGYWTQYAHLAGVGVDQGERVRAGQWIGQAGTTGNSTGPHLHFEVRLTPDLGSGVDPAAWLREHGVRL; translated from the coding sequence ATGTGTGCGAGCAGCCGCAAGCGGATGATCATCCTGCCGGTGGTGCTGGGGGTCCTCATCGGGACACCGGCGCCGGTCGCGGCCGAGCCCCGGCCCGGGGCGCGCGCCGCCGCGACCGGCGAGGAGCCCGGACCCCCTGAGGAGGCCGGCGGCCTGCTCCGCCCGACCGCGCCCGCCGACCGCCGGACGCGTCCCCTGCCGGCCGCCGCCCGGCTCCACCCTGCCGCGCCCCTGCGCGACGACTCCGCTCCCGGGGGCGGCACGATCGTGCCCCCGGTGCTCGGCGTCCGCCCCGGGACGGTGCCGCTGCACGGACCGCTCCCCGGCGACCTGCCGCCGCTGCACGGACTCGCACCACTCCCCTGGGCCGCGCCCCCGGCCCCGCCCGCGCCGGACGCAGAGGCGGACGGCGCCGAGCAGCGGGCGCCCGCTCCGCGGCGGGCCGCCCCGGACGGACCCCGGGCCACCGCCGTCACGGTGGCCCGGCTGTACGCGGAGGCGTCACGCGCCTCGCAGCAGTACGAACGGGGCCGGCGTGCCGCCGACACGCAGCGGGCGGCCGCGGGCCGGCTCCAGCGGGGGCTCGCGGACCGCAGGGCACGGCTCGAGCGCCTCCACGACGTCATCGGCGGTGTCGCGCGGGAGCAGTACCGCACCGGGGGATCGCTCGCCGGTACCGCTCGGCTGCTGCTCGCCGACGACCCCGACACCCTGCTGCGCGGGTACGAACTCGCCGCCCGCACCGAGCGAGCGGTCAACCGGCTGCTGGACCGGTCCAGGACGGAGGAACGGCGTTACGCCGAGGCGGAGCGGAAGGCACGGGCGGCCTGGCAGGCGCTCGCCGCGCGCACCGCGCGGCTGGCGTCCGTCAAGCGCGGCATCGAGGCGAAGCTGGAGGCGGCGCGCTGGCAGCTCCAGGGCGAGGCCGACTCCAGCGTGGCGGCCGGCTCCTGCGCGGGTGCCGTACGCCTGGACCAGCCGGCCCTGCCGCGCGGTGCCGGCTGGGTGGCGCCCGTGGAGCACTACGCGCTGTCCGCCGGGTTCGCGAGCACCGGCGACCGCTGGGCGCGGGGACACACCGGGCAGGACTTCGCGGTGGACATCGGGACCCCCGTCCGGTCGGTGGGGCCGGGGGTGGTGGAGTCCGTGGCCTGCGGCGGGGCGTTCGGCATCGAGATCGTCGTCCGGCACGACAACGGCTACTGGACGCAGTACGCGCATCTCGCCGGAGTCGGCGTCGACCAGGGGGAACGGGTGCGGGCGGGCCAGTGGATCGGGCAGGCCGGCACGACGGGGAACTCGACGGGACCGCACCTGCACTTCGAGGTGCGGCTCACGCCGGACCTCGGCTCGGGCGTCGATCCGGCCGCATGGCTGCGGGAGCACGGCGTCCGCCTGTGA